In the genome of Oryzias melastigma strain HK-1 linkage group LG4, ASM292280v2, whole genome shotgun sequence, the window caaaaaaataaaacttaggttagccaaagcacCTAGAATGTtactgaaaaaatggctaaacttcaaaatatcctaaaaaactgaaaaaagcccaaattagccaaaacagccagtaTATTaacattagcctaactctaaaacagcctaaaaaactgggaaaaaagcctaatttacccaaaacagctagcatgtagctgaaatattagctaaactccaaaattgcctaaaaaatcttaataaatgacaaaatagtccaaaaagctagcagaatgtgatttttattttattttattttaaatcctaactttttaacataattatgaataataaaaggcaggaatattatattatatattattataatattattgatcatttgaattttgtattgatcttttagcagtttaatggtgttttgtgcttttcattattattaattgctccttctacaactgaatttccctgcggggatgaataaagttgatcttatcttatcttattccagaataaatcaacttgaaccttaaataactttcaatattttactctccacaaaaatatactttgtcaaaattatacaagttagaaataagtgtaagataacatcaggcaattaataacaataaaataaaatgatctggagggccgaatccggcccccgggccttgactttgacacgtggtttaaagctaatgacggtttacatccactttgcgcatgatctgattagtcgactaataaaataatcgtttatggCAGCCCTtgtaaaacagcttttatgAAACACGCTTTGACTTGTTTTTCACGTGAAAGTCTTCATCTTTACGTGCAGGTTATGCGCCATGGAGTCGGCCTCTCTACTTGTTCAGACAGCGAGCTCATTACTCAGCTGCTGGCCCAGACTCCGCCCATGGAGGAGCTTGACTCACCTGACTGGGTTGCCAGGTGAGTGCCAAAGCCCTGATATCACTGTTTCTTTACTGCTCGTGTGTAACGCCTCTTTTAATGACTTGCAGAATAAAAAACCTGATGACGGAAACGCCCACGTCGTactcactgctgatcatgttcaaagatgttatttaCGCTGTTCGGGACCCCTACGGGAATCGGCCCCTCTGCATCGGGCAGCTTGTTCCCATCTCTAAGCTTCATAGTTCAGGTATTGGTTGGACGAGGTTTGGGAGCACAGAGTTGCATCCCGTCTGTCTCTGAGGAAACGCACGACACCTACAGTTCAGTAAAAGGAGGAGAACCAGCCTGCAGAACTTCCTTTGAGGATCTCTTATGTTGAACAGATAATACTCTGGACTCTGTACATAGCTGGATCAAGTGAGTGGGACATCACTCATAGAAATGACTTACTTCCATCTCCAACAAAATGCAGTCAATtcagctgacattttttttcgcatgttggagccagaaatcaCCAGTAAACagtgtaacagatcacaaaactcacggttcggatcatgtcACGGTTTTAAGGTCatggttcagatcatttttggatcagttaaaaataaaaaaacagcaaaaaaaaaaacacaagataagaGCCTATAATTTAAGTTTGGAAAAGATTCAAAAcgaatatttaataaaacatgtaaagtaattcacatatatatatatatatacatatatgtatatatatatatatgtatatatatatatatacatatatgtatgtatgtgtgtatctatgtatataaatatgaatgaatgaataaaatggtttatGTCAAACAATTGGGTAAGgatacataaaataacattaaataatcaatcacaagttgatTGCGTGAAAGGGAGtggggaggaagtgaacttatataatcctacCTCGGCTCGACCATatcattttctctacatgaattatcaacatccggttcaggacttaatgtcaaatatttatactaatcatagattcaggttatagaggatcattaagatcagtgatgtaattacatttcaaacatcCAAAGACAAGTCATTTATGTTAATCAGTACCAAAGATCTAAATATATTCAGACGATTATCATCAGATCATCCACATAAATCAATACCAAATATCCAAGCTTTTTCAGACAAgcatacatacacatatatatatctatatattagggatgtcccgatccgaacATTTGATCGAAAAACATTCAGCCAATCGCCAGGAAAAGCAGGCTCGGCAGCACCATGTTTTATGGATAgcaattgttattttaaatctttaaatgttctcagagttattttcaataaaacaattgatacaaaaaataaatctaagtttaattttaactgttttattttcgATTAAATTAGGACATTAGGAGGGAGGAGAAAACTTGCATTTTAAGGGATACTTGGGATAGATTGGGTATTTGAATCACtattttaagcattcttttatctcattttttgtagatttggtttctagacatttaaatgtaatcagaaacgacatgttgtagcattttgtttgtgtttaaagtttaaagatgtttggtttttataaataggcctcaatgagaaaacatttttgatgtatATGATAAAAGAACGAAGAAGCAATGATTTAGTCAGACTGGTACTCGGGTGGATCATTAAGGAGAGCTTCTGCTCCCGTTCAGGTGCAGGAGAGGAGGACACTGAGGGCTGGGTGGTGTCTTCAGAGTCCTGCAGCTTCCAGTCCATTGGTGCCAAGTAAGTTTGTTCTTCTGGTGCAGCGTTTACCGACACCTGCAGTTCTGTCAGTCCTAACCGGGTCGTTTCATCCTCACTCAGGTATTACAGAGAGGTCCTACCAGGAGAGATCGTCCAGATATCCAAACACGGCATCAAATCTCTGAATGTCGTGCCCCGCCCTGAGGGAGACCCCCCTGCCTTCTGCATTTTTGAATATGTTTATTTTGCCAGACCAGATTCCATATTTGAAGGTGGGACTGTTGATGCCATTTCTTTACTTTGTGTTCTGTATGCCGAGCTTAAAATCCGAGTGTACTCCAGGACAGATGGTGTATACCGTGAGGCAGCGCTGCGGTCGGCAGCTCGCCATCGAGGCTCCAACAGATGTAGACCTGGTCAGCACTGTGCCTGAATCTGCCACCCCTGCGGCCCTGGGCTACGCTCAGCAGGTCTGTCCCAGCGCTCCTCAACGCTGTCGCCCCATCTGCCGGCTGTCCCGTCATTTCTCCTGTGCTCCCCTCAGTCTGGGCTTCCATACACGGAGGTTCTGTGCAAGAACCGCTACGTCGGGAGGACATTTATCCAGCCAAACACCCGCTTGAGACAGCTGGGAGTGGCCAAGAAGTTTGGAGTCCTGACAGACAACTTTGCAGGGAAACGCGTGGTGCTTGTTGATGACTCCATCGTCAGGGGCAACACAATCTCCCCCATCATTAAACTGCTGAGAGAAGCTGGTGCGAAAGAGGTCAGTCACGCCGAGCTCCCAACTAAGATCTGATTCAAACCTTTGTATTTGTCTGATCAGGAACTGCAGATCACTGATGCTGAATGATCAACACTGACTGTAACTGTCACAAAAAtacttcccatcatctttttgatctatttttacagcgtccccagtggtcttttagttatgattatgcagtttttaaacaaaatcaaaaaacatatgTCATTGTGtaggacctagtttctgcaggattcattataaattcacctctgagctgtgggtGGAAGctgtgagagctctctgtttgctagagctgggttgataaaatcaattaatcgatctGGATCAATCTGACCTTAATAGATGAATAATCGAtgcataaaagtagagatcgatctaacacataaagctaaagttcactagcttgatgctaatgtataatgatATTTCCCTTAgcacggctaatgctaacgctctgttGACGTAAACATATGTAAACTATGTAAAGCgctctttttggctaattggacatctgaggtttttataggctaatttggagtttggataatattttagcaacatgataacatttttggctaatttagtttactgcagaattttaagctattttagctcatatttaagcaacacactaaatgtttttgcaaaattggcatgttttAGGGATGTTTAAGCAATtgtactacaaatttttcagcgacttcaacttcagcgctctttcattgttctttaatgacatttccagtcttttagcaaatttaatattttgcaaatagtttttcagcaaatctcttcagaaattaaagtaaatcgcgttgccattttcagcaaaaatctttAGCAACTTCTTTCAGCAAaacacactagcattatcgcaggtaatgctccTTTTCTGGTTTTCTTCAGATATGTTCTCCataatcaataaaataactcattaagatgttaaaaacatcattttcatcagtgttttttttttaatcaaagttaaCTATATTTTACAATAACATGAAAACCTTCCCTGGGGAGCTGCTTCCTCTCATTTTaagtgtctttatttaaaataagccAGACAGTCCTCATCAATAAATATCAAAACCTGTATAATAAACAGATcgaattgaaactgaaactgCAATCCCAATCCCCACCTGACAGTAATCCATCAGAAGGTTTGCTCCAAAAAGAACCCTGAAACCTgtgttctcaaactcaatttaccttgagGCCattgaaggcagagtctgggccgtatgggcttctatttgtgacaaaaacatgtttttgcgtccactgtctatatctttggtccattgtctacatcaggggtgtcaaactcaatcgaacggggggccaaaatccaaaactcatcTTAGGTCACCGgtcgaacaggatcaacatttattgaacactctaaaacgacatttttaaaactgtagctttttaacataattatgagctagatatatagcattactgcaataatgctactgtgaatgctgtaagctgaattatgCCTCCAAAgatcctagtgctgatagctgaagatgctgaaaatgatagctaaaaacactgaaactgatatccagctaaaatattagctaaaaaccaaattagcaaaaaaaatagtctaaacagctatcatgtgggtgaaaaaaatagctaaacttcgaaaacagcctaaaaaagcttaaattggccaaagtagctagcatttaactgaaaaaatagctaaactccaaaacaacctaaaaacagaaaaaagcctaaattagccaaaacagctagcatgtagctgaaatattagttaaacttcaaaatagcctaaaacaaatcttagaaaatgccacaatagcccaaaaagctggaagaatgtccattttttaaactttataagagtaactttttaacatagttatgaatacttaaaaggcaggaatattattccagaataaatcaacttaaaccttaaataactttcaatattttactctccatgaaaatatattttgtcaaaattaaacatatttaaaaataggcacatgataacattgggccattaataacaataaaataaaatgatctggagggccgaatccggcccccgggccttgactttgacacgtgtggtcAAAGTCTACTGaaaaagtttattgaacatttgttcatgtttttgtactaGTAAACAATATCTActgtgtgtcctgtgaaacgacagcaGCTAGCGATGCTaacaactgttgctaaggacttttctgacgaccagatcgaCAATAACAAATGCTacgttttaagcataaagcttaaagatcacaaagcaaatacaaagctatcaaagcgtagatattgcttagtagacactGAACTCTTATATTAAGCTggggggccacaaatggccctCCAGCCTTAAACTGTTGACGCGTTCTGCAGGTTCACATCCGCGTGGCATCTCCCCCCATCAAGTTCCCCTGCTACATGGGCATCAACATCCCCACCAAGGAGGAGCTCATAGCCAACAAGCCTCAGTTCAAGGACATCGCTGGTTACATTGGTAAGTGGTTGCGCTCAGTTTCTGGCGTCTGCAGATGAGTCTCCTCCTCTCACCGTCTCTGCTGTTGGGCAGGTGCCGACAGTGTGGAGTATCTGACTGTAGAGGGGCTCGTCACAGCCGTCCAGGAGGGGGTCGCCGCCATGCAGGACCACATGGGCTCCAAGAAATCCAGAGTTGGCCACTGCACCGCCTGTCTGACGGGGAAATATCCGGTGGAGCTGGAGTGGTAGCTGCTGTACGGAGGACCAACTCTAGATGTCTGTAGTGGAGAATCTGCTGAGGACCTTTTTTACATTCTGAAAAACTTGCTTTCTGTAGAAACTGGCAGTTCCTGATGGATCTGAACCATCTTATGTATGGAGTGCAAGGAGAAATTGTGACCAAAGAGTAAATTGACCtttattttataacttaaaatgaGCCATTACAGTGGTACTTTGTTTTCCATTCtcttaaaaaatcatgaataaacAGAATTCAGAGAACACAAACTGTTGAATTTCTAACAAGATGCTTTTCAGCCTCAAGATGgagctttaaaaacacttctCTCAAAGTAAACTGGCATatgtaaaaaagggaaaatacaTATACAACTAACTTCAACACATCAGACGTGTTAAAGAATTTCCGGTTTGTTCCTGATAATCTCTTCATCTCCAGCTTTAAGTTAGATTACCACAATCGCACGTTCTGAGAAAGCAGCTCGTACATGATACCCTTTCAGTAGAAGAGCTTCAGGGGACTACAGCGGTTTGCTGCAAAGAAGGGGCCGGCGTCCTGCGGCGAGCCTCGTTTGGAGGGACTCTGGGACCAACGCCGCAGCGTCTCACCTCGGTGATGTTTCGACCCGGGGGAAAAGGAGGAGCTCTCCTCTCTGAGGCGTTTGAACTGGGGGCTGGCGTCACTCCCCAGCTCCCACTGGCGCTTCCGAAAGATGGGCCGGTGTGGCGACAACGCAAGAGCGGCGAGAGCTGAGGAGGAGTGACACCTGCTGGCCACAGAGCTGCGGATGCAAAGGCGGCACGGAGGAGCGTTGGAGGAAGCCATCTTGTTCTGACACACGAACTTGTGGTAAAGCTTCAGAAAATCTTCGTCGATTTTCTGCGGAGAGAAGGAGGCGCGGCTCTGTGGCTGGGAGGAGTCAAAGGAGAGGTGGCGTCTGAAGCGGGGGCGCCCGGATGAGCGAGGAGAGTAAGGAGGTGGCTGATGGAGACGCTCTGGATGAAAGCTCCTGAGAGGAGAAGCTGGAGAAGCGAGCCTCACTTCTGTGGAAGAGCGGTCAGAAGCGTTTTCTTCAAACTTTCTGGAGAAGGAAAAGAGACTCGTCTTTCTATCCTTCAAAGGACTCTGCCTGACTGGGGAGGTGTAGATTTCAGGTCTTTCTTTCCTTCTAGATTCTACTGGAAGTGTTAGAAGAGACGCCTTTATGAGGGGGGATTTAGGAGAAGGCTGAGGAAGGCTGAAGCTGTAAGTGGAGACAGGTTTTTCTGGAGACAGCATGATGAAGGTCTCATTCATTAAAGTTTCTGCTGGTTTAGAGAGTTCAGAGAAATCCATCACAAGAATCGGAGGCTTCTCCCTCTCCAGGTGAGCTGGACCCTCCTCGAGGCGGCAGAGCGCCTGTGCAGGGACGAGGTTGCTCCGGTTCTGATGATTTGACGGGGAACTGGATCTCATCGTGACGTCATAAGTGCTGTTGAGAAGGCTTCTCGGCGGCTGCTGTCGCCAGCGGCGGTACTTCCTCAGCACCGAGTCGGCAGCCAGAGAAACGTTCTGCGTGTGCCAAGCCCTCTCGATTCTCTTGACCATGCTGGGGTAGACGTCCCCCAGAGAGCAGCCGTGACTGCTCAATGACATCTGCAGCGTCTCGTCTTCATCCTCCGGCTGGGAATTCACCGACTCCAGTAAGCTGCCGGTGACGTCTACAGGAGGAACGGAAACGAGAGCACAGTTAACACTAGTTTTGATTCAAAGACAGAGATGTGATCTCTTACCATTATTTTCCACTGCCAACCAGCAGGTGGAGCCCAAAGTCTCATTTTTACTGGTGGATTGCACCGAGTCTCTTGTTGTGTttggggctaaaaaaaaaatctaaattagtttTGGCCAAGAcagaaaatgcaatttatttctaatgaaatcTTACAGCTAAAAGAATCCCTGCTTTGGTCAGCCAggttctaaaaaagaaaatacaagtcATTAAAGATCCTAAGATTACAATTTGTTTTAACGATGAATGCAGAAGTGGAATCCAAACCTCAGCTTCCAGCCTTTTCATGTCTTGTGTGCCCTTTAACATGTAGttgtaaaaagctttaaaaatattttaggggaaaaaaaaaaaaaatcagacaattaGACATAACTTTGTAAAAGcaagtgtgaaaaaaacatgctCACAGATGAACTGATTATTGGAACACTTTGAGAGGAGGTAAGACGTTAAGTTAGATTGACTTGAGATAAAAACTAAGATTCTTAcaagatatttttgtttcaattagGGCTGCCCCtattagtcgaataatcaacTATTACAATAGTCAACGGCTAATTTATATGGTCGATACTTTATACTATAGTTGGAGTGTAGTAAGGTTAAAACTTATAttggcatcatgctagcttttaagaatatttttggaattaaggttttttagactattttggagttcatcTAATATtgcagctgcatgctagctattttggctaatttatttattttttcgttttagtttttaaggttattttgtagcctagctaacatttcagctacatgctagctgttttggctaatttaggctttttttggggttgttttttttttaaggctaatttggtatttaattaatattttacctggcttttagcttcagcgttttcagctatcagaactagcatattcagtggccaaattcagtttacagcattcacactagcattattgcagataatgctatatatctagtttttagatagtttaagtttaaatataaTGATGGTTCATTTGTGTTCctaacatccagtttgtgcatgacctgattggtcgactaatcggaaaaaataaactgtggttagtggactattaaaataatcgtttgcaGCAGcactattaaataaatatttattgaaactgAATCTGAAAACCAATTATACTCCAAAgaaatgcatgcttttatttatattactttaggcaaaactgcatttatgccATTTCATTtctaatgtaaaaaagaaaaaacaatatatttttattccaaCATTCAGctgtgattttcattggaaattcgagaaaatatatttattgaaataaaaatattaatttatggacctctgcagctgtgtgcattaatttaaatcttcttcttttttttttttttacatgtttagaaCATTCTATTTCcaaatcagtttaaaatgaaTGCATCTCGAATCTGACATTCATTTATGCCACAAGTCAGGTATTAACGTGCAACAATATCAAAAAGGTTCtaaaactcaaaatcaaatctttatttccttttcagttatttgatttattttttattggttttggtgttaatattaagaaatatatatatatatatatattacagaTCAGTTTTAGaggaagaacatttttatatatatattggtctACGACAAATATCACCGTTagctgctagcattagcattagccttaGAAAAAGACGTATGAGGGAAACAATTGTTTTCGAAAACCTTTAAACCAACTTACTATGAAGAGTGGATCTCCTTATATCCACTGCAGGTCCTTCATCATAACGCTGAAGTTTTGTATACTGTTGAAAAATCAGATTAGAAAGTTCAGGCCTGTTTTTCGCGAAGTATATTTCGGCTAAAGCTAAGGCTCATTAACTTGCTCGGCGCAATAGTTCACAAACCTTTTCTATGATTCTGTCGAGTGATTTCATGAAGACACGACCATTCTCCGATAAATTGGAAGAGGGCAGCATTTTCGTTCTAAAAGAAAACGGGAAAgtgatgtaaaaagaaaaataacagctCAGTATGCTCGTTCGGCgcctttcaatttaaaaatccactctAACAGGAAACACTGAAATCTGATTAGCCCGCTTTCTGCGTTGCCTTCACGGAATCATACAATGCtcaggaaaaaataattcatgatCCATCGCGTCGTTAAAACAAACCAGAAGGTGTTACTAAAACTATAATAATGCATATTATTGCCACCGACTTATATATGACTacaaatctagatttttttaggtGTACTCTACGCTTTTACAGGGTATATCATGGGTTATAATTTAGTGTGTGAGCTCATTGAACCTGAAGTCAAAATGACGTAATCAACACGCGACTAACCGGATCCGTCTCCTGTAAACACTAGAGACGTGAAGCTTATATTCCACGCTTCATTAAGGATAATGTAGAGATTCTTCACGATTAAAGACTGACATAAGAGGACCTGGAGGACATTACCGGTAACCATGGCCGCTCGGACGCTGCAGGCCGCGGTGTCCGCTGCCGCATCTCTGCATGCTGACCGGACGGCCGTAGTGTTCGACAGCGGCAGCTCGGCGCATGCTGGACCCTCGGCGTCGCTGCTGTACCGAGAGTTGGTGCAGCTCAGCGGGGAactttcagctgtttttctgaGGAGATGCGCTCCCATCCACAGCGTTATTGGTCTGTACTGCAGCGATGATCTGCTTGTTCCTGTCTGGATCCTAGGGTA includes:
- the si:dkeyp-117h8.4 gene encoding uncharacterized protein si:dkeyp-117h8.4 — encoded protein: MLPSSNLSENGRVFMKSLDRIIEKYTKLQRYDEGPAVDIRRSTLHTFYNYMLKGTQDMKRLEAENLADQSRDSFSSPNTTRDSVQSTSKNETLGSTCWLAVENNDVTGSLLESVNSQPEDEDETLQMSLSSHGCSLGDVYPSMVKRIERAWHTQNVSLAADSVLRKYRRWRQQPPRSLLNSTYDVTMRSSSPSNHQNRSNLVPAQALCRLEEGPAHLEREKPPILVMDFSELSKPAETLMNETFIMLSPEKPVSTYSFSLPQPSPKSPLIKASLLTLPVESRRKERPEIYTSPVRQSPLKDRKTSLFSFSRKFEENASDRSSTEVRLASPASPLRSFHPERLHQPPPYSPRSSGRPRFRRHLSFDSSQPQSRASFSPQKIDEDFLKLYHKFVCQNKMASSNAPPCRLCIRSSVASRCHSSSALAALALSPHRPIFRKRQWELGSDASPQFKRLREESSSFSPGSKHHRGETLRRWSQSPSKRGSPQDAGPFFAANRCSPLKLFY
- the ppat gene encoding amidophosphoribosyltransferase; its protein translation is MEFEESGIGEECGVFGCVAAGEWPTQLEVAQVLTLGLVALQHRGQESAGIVTSDGGNPPTYMSHKGMGLVNSAFPPDALLKLRHGNLGICHTRYSTTGISELLNCQPFVVDTLHGRIAVAHNGELVNSRALRKKVMRHGVGLSTCSDSELITQLLAQTPPMEELDSPDWVARIKNLMTETPTSYSLLIMFKDVIYAVRDPYGNRPLCIGQLVPISKLHSSGAGEEDTEGWVVSSESCSFQSIGAKYYREVLPGEIVQISKHGIKSLNVVPRPEGDPPAFCIFEYVYFARPDSIFEGQMVYTVRQRCGRQLAIEAPTDVDLVSTVPESATPAALGYAQQSGLPYTEVLCKNRYVGRTFIQPNTRLRQLGVAKKFGVLTDNFAGKRVVLVDDSIVRGNTISPIIKLLREAGAKEVHIRVASPPIKFPCYMGINIPTKEELIANKPQFKDIAGYIGADSVEYLTVEGLVTAVQEGVAAMQDHMGSKKSRVGHCTACLTGKYPVELEW